The Sesamum indicum cultivar Zhongzhi No. 13 linkage group LG1, S_indicum_v1.0, whole genome shotgun sequence genome includes a window with the following:
- the LOC105157972 gene encoding short-chain dehydrogenase TIC 32, chloroplastic-like: protein MWIFGRKGESGFSACSTAEEVSRGIDGSGLTAIVTGASSGIGTETTRVLAMCGVHVIMAVRNVDSGRKVKETIVKEIPDTKIDVMELDLGSFASIRKFASEYNSLGLPLNILINNAGVMAPPFMLSQENIELQFATNHLGHFLLTNLLLDNMKKTARESQKEGRIVNLSSEGHRYTYLEGIRFDKINDSSSYYSIFAYGQSKLANVLHANELARRLKEEGVAITANSLHPGAIATNLLRHHGFIEGAVNWVGKYFIKNIPQGAATTCYVALHPQVKGVSGEYFADSNIGKASALAKDAELAKKLWDFSLKLTESK, encoded by the exons ATGTGGATTTTCGGAAGAAAAGGGGAATCGGGATTTTCAGCATGCTCCACAGCCGAGGAAGTTTCCCGAGGAATTGATGGCTCCGGCCTTACTGCTATTGTCACAG GAGCATCAAGTGGCATCGGAACAGAGACCACACGAGTCCTTGCGATGTGTGGTGTTCATGTAATTATGGCGGTGCGGAATGTCGACAGTGGTAGAAAAGTTAAAGAAACAATAGTCAAAGAGATCCCTGATACTAAAATTGATGTTATGGAACTCGATCTTGGCTCTTTTGCATCTATACGGAAATTTGCATCGGAATATAACTCCTTGGGTCTTCCCTTAAACATCCTCAT TAATAACGCAGGGGTTATGGCTCCTCCTTTCATGCTGTCACAAGAAAACATAGAGTTGCAGTTTGCGACTAACCATCTTG GTCATTTTCTTTTGACAAATCTTCTGTTAGATAACATGAAAAAGACGGCGCGTGAGAGCCAGAAAGAAGGCAGAATTGTCAATCTTTCATCGGAGGGACACCGGTATACGTATCTTGAAGGCATCCGTTTTGATAAAATCAACGATAGTTCAAG TTATTATAGTATATTCGCTTATGGGCAGTCAAAGCTAGCTAATGTATTGCACGCTAATGAACTTGCAAGGCGCTTGAAG GAGGAAGGAGTTGCAATAACCGCTAACTCACTGCATCCTGGTGCAATTGCCACCAACCTTCTGCGTCATCATGGTTTCATTGAAG GTGCAGTTAACTGGGTTGGTaaatatttcatcaaaaatatCCCTCAG GGAGCGGCAACAACATGCTATGTAGCATTGCATCCACAGGTTAAGGGCGTAAGTGGTGAGTATTTTGCTGACAGCAATATCGGTAAAGCAAGTGCACTGGCCAAAGATGCAGAATTAGCAAAGAAGCTGTGGGATTTCAGCTTGAAGCTGACAGAATCCAAGTAA
- the LOC105157979 gene encoding cytochrome P450 86A22, translating into MDVSTVVMILAFVAAYFVWFRSITRSLKGPKGPRLWPVLGSLPGLIENNSRMHEWIAENLRACGGTYQTCIFAVPFLARKQGLVTVTCDPKNLEHILKVRFDNYPKGPTWQAVFHDLLGQGIFNSDGDTWLFQRKTAALEFTTRTLRQAMARWVSRAIRDRFCPILKTAQLEGKPVDLQDLLLRLTFDNICGLAFGKDPQTLSPGLPENGFALAFDRATEASLQRFILPEFIWKFKKWLRLGMELNLSHSLKHVDDYMTNIINTRKLELVSQHDGGSLHDDLLSRFMKKKESYTDEFLQHVALNFILAGRDTSSVALSWFFWLVTLNPKVEEKLLIELCSILIQSRGCDTSKWLDEPLVFEEVDRLIYLKAALSETLRLYPSVPEDSKHVIADDVLPDGTFVPAGSNITYSIYSTGRMEFIWGDDCLEFKPERWLSEDGKKFEARDQYQFVAFNAGPRICLGKDLAYLQMKSIAAAVLLRHRLVVAAGHKVEQKMSLTLFMKDGLKVNVQARELGPILDKIGGTGKAREGLITNGISHAHVEVIN; encoded by the coding sequence ATGGACGTATCTACGGTTGTGATGATTTTGGCCTTCGTAGCAGCTTATTTTGTGTGGTTCAGATCGATTACGAGGTCTTTGAAAGGGCCCAAGGGCCCTCGATTGTGGCCCGTTTTGGGCAGTCTCCCGGGCCTGATTGAGAACAACAGCCGTATGCATGAGTGGATAGCCGAGAATCTCCGGGCCTGCGGCGGCACTTACCAGACTTGCATTTTCGCAGTTCCATTTCTGGCCCGAAAACAGGGCCTCGTGACGGTCACGTGCGACCCCAAGAATTTAGAGCACATTTTGAAGGTTAGGTTCGATAATTACCCCAAAGGCCCCACCTGGCAAGCTGTGTTCCATGATTTGCTTGGGCAGGGCATTTTCAATTCTGATGGTGACACGTGGCTCTTCCAGCGCAAGACTGCCGCACTAGAATTCACCACCCGCACACTCAGGCAAGCCATGGCTCGCTGGGTGAGCCGAGCTATCAGGGATCGATTTTGTCCAATTTTGAAAACGGCTCAGCTCGAAGGCAAGCCGGTCGATCTCCAAGATCTCTTGTTACGTCTCACTTTTGACAACATATGCGGCTTGGCTTTCGGGAAAGATCCCCAGACTCTATCCCCTGGCTTACCTGAGAACGGCTTCGCCTTGGCTTTCGATCGAGCCACTGAAGCCTCATTGCAACGCTTTATTTTGCCTGAGTTCATTtggaaattcaagaaatggcTCCGGCTTGGGATGGAGCTCAACTTGAGCCACAGCCTAAAACACGTGGACGATTACATGACTAACATAATCAATACACGTAAGCTCGAGCTGGTGAGTCAGCATGACGGTGGGTCCCTACATGATGACTTATTATCCAGGTTcatgaagaaaaaggaatcATACACCGATGAATTCCTCCAACATGTTGCCCTAAACTTTATCCTAGCCGGTCGGGACACGTCGTCTGTGGCGCTCAGCTGGTTCTTTTGGCTAGTGACCCTAAACCCTAAGGTGGAAGAGAAACTTCTAATAGAACTCTGCTCGATTTTAATACAATCTCGTGGTTGTGATACCTCAAAATGGCTCGACGAGCCCCTAGTGTTTGAAGAAGTTGACCGATTGATATACCTTAAGGCAGCCCTGTCTGAGACTCTTAGGTTGTACCCATCCGTGCCCGAAGACTCCAAACATGTCATTGCAGATGATGTCTTGCCGGATGGTACATTCGTGCCAGCCGGCTCAAATATCACCTACTCCATCTACTCGACGGGCCGGATGGAGTTCATATGGGGCGACGACTGTCTAGAATTCAAGCCGGAGAGGTGGTTGTCAGAAGATGGCAAGAAATTTGAGGCTAGAGATCAGTACCAATTCGTGGCGTTTAACGCAGGGCCAAGGATATGCTTGGGGAAGGATTTGGCTTATTTGCAGATGAAGTCGATAGCGGCGGCGGTGCTGCTCCGGCACCGGCTGGTGGTGGCGGCGGGGCACAAGGTGGAGCAAAAAATGTCATTGACATTGTTCATGAAGGATGGTCTTAAGGTGAATGTGCAGGCAAGGGAGTTGGGACcaattttggacaaaattgGCGGCACGGGAAAGGCACGTGAGGGGCTGATCACCAATGGGATTTCTCATGCACATGTGgaagtgattaattaa